In Deltaproteobacteria bacterium, the genomic stretch TCTTGGCTATGGCCGATGCCTATGAGGCCATGACGCGGATAAGGCCTTATAATACCCCCCTCTCCCACCTGCGTGCCTGCCTGGAGCTTAAAAAGAGTGCAGGTACCCAGTTTGACCCCCAGGTAGTTGATGCCTTCTTCCGATATCTCAAGTTTGACAGAGATCACCTCGTCTCCATCCTCATCGTGGAGAGAGATATAGAACAGTTTTATCTCCTCTTTAAGTTGATAGATGAAATGGATCACATCCGGTTGGGGAAAGGGTTTAATTCATCTGTTATCACTCAAGCGGTGCGCAACGAAGGATATGACCTGATCCTGGCCGATATCTGCCTCCCTTGGACAGATGGATTTGAACTCCTTCGTTCTGTGAAGGGGGATTTCCCCTCCATTCGTGTAGCCCTCATGTCCGCATATAGCAACCTGGAGATGAGGAAAGAGGCCGAAAACCTGGGTGCCTTTGCCTACTTAGAGAAGCCTGTCCGTCGTGAAGAGGTCTTTGATGTCGTGGACAGGATCGCGGACGAGAAGATAACCTTCTGATCTCCCCACCAAAAATTTTTTCTCATCTTTCTTTTCCCAGAGCATAAGTTTACCTTTATCTCCTCTCTGTTTGATTTATGCACCCAATTTTGATAAGCTGGGAGGCCATTGAGGAGGGGATAGATGGGCAGATGTAAGATGGCCATCTTGGGGGCGGGCAATTTGGGGACGACCTTGGCCTTGATGATGTGGGAGAAGGGACACCGCGTTACCCTATGGACGGTGGAGGAAGATGTGGCCGAGGCCATCATGGAGGGAAGGGAAAACCCCCGGTATCTACCCGGGCACTACATCCCCGAAGAGATCGACGTCTCATTGGAGATCGCCGAGGCCCTAAGAGAGGCAGAGATCATCGCCTTGGCTGTTCCCTCCCATGCTGTAAGAGAGGTAGCCAGACGTGTGGTCCCTCACTTCTCCCCAGAGGCCATTATCGTCGACTTTGCCAAGGGGATGGAGGTGAAGACGGGGCTGCGGATGTCCCAAGTCATCGAGAGTGAGCTTTCTCTCGAGCTGAGAGATGGGATCGTGGCCGTTTCTGGGCCCTCTATTGCCTCAGAGTTGGCCCGCAAGCTTCCCACGGCGGTGGAGATTTCCTCCAGGGAGCCCATCTACGCCCAGAAGGCCAAGGAGATCTTGGAGACCCCCTTCTTTAGGCTCTATGTCAATGAGGACTTGGCAGGGGTGGAGTTGGGAGGGGTGTTCAAGAACGTCTTTGCCATAGGGGCAGGGATCTGCGATGGTCTGAAAATGGGGGTGAATACCAAGGCTTCGGTCATCACCAAGAGTTTAGAGGAACTTTCGACTCTGGGAAGTGCCCTTGGGGCCCACCCCCTCACCTTTATGGGACTTTCGGGGTTAGGAGACCTCATCGTCACCTGTACAAGCGAACATAGCCGCAACAGGAGGTTCGGCGAGAGGATAGGGCGGGGACAGTCCATAGAAGAGGCCCAAAGGGAGATAGGGCAGGTGATAGAGGGGATCAGGGCCACCAAGGTTGCCTACAAGGCGGGCGAAAGGTTTGCATTGGCACTCCCTATTGTGGGGCAAATTTACCGAGTCCTTTATCAGGGGGGAGATCCGCGCGAGGCCGTATATCGATTCATGGTTTGATTATTGACAATAAAAATTTTTGGATAATATAATTTTATCGTGTCAAAGTGACGTTCGAATAAGAGAGGGCGGTATTTTCATGGGCGTGGGTGATGACAAACCCCGATGAGTGTTATGTGTGAAGGGGGAATAGGATCCCCGCCAATAAAAGACATCTGTTGGAGCAAGATGTACGAGAGGATCATCACCCATAATGACATGGATGGGGTGGTAAGCGCTGCCATCTGCTCTTATGTCTTTCAGATCAAGGATATCCAGTTCGCTGGACCCAATACCATTATCAGAGGAGAGATTTCCGTTTCAGAAAAGGACATAGTGTGCGACCTTCCATATCCTCTGCTCTGTGGCCTCTGGTTTGATCACCATGAGGGGAATCTGCAGGACTTGGCATATAGAAATATCGCCGTGGAAGAGATTGCGGGGAGGTTTGCCCTCAGGGATAGCTGTAGCAGGGTGGTGTATGAGTACCTTTACGAGAAGGGGGTATCACTGCCCACCTATTTTAAACAGACCGTGGAGGAGACGGACGTCATCGACAGTTTTAACTATCGCAGCATAGAGGAGTGGCGCAAGGAGACCCCGGGGAAATTGGTGGACTTTTCCCTTAAAGCGAGCAGTCCCACCCTGCGCGAAAAACATCGCTATATGAGGGAACTGGTCAGATGGGTGCGAGATCTTCCCCTGGAAGAGGTGCTGGTTCTTCCCAAGGTACGGGAGAGGATTAAACGTTACAGAGGGGAAGAGGACAAAATGTTCAAGCTCATTCAGGAGGATTCTTCCTTTCTACCCAATGATCAGCGAGAAGAGATGATTGTTATTGACCTCACACGGCACAATCGGCGCCCCGAGATCATCAAAAATCTCGCCTACCTCCTCTATCCTCAGGCCTTGGCTGTCCTGGAAATCCACAATCTCTACGACAGAGGGGTCAAAACCACCAATCTGGGGTTTGCCATGTCCCTTAGCATCAACTTGAACAATCAGGAGCATAAAAAGGACCTCGGGGAGATCATGAGAGAGCTGAACATTGGGGATGGCCATAAAGGGGCGGCTGCCGGAACCGTTTACACCAATTCCAAGGCCCAGATGTTAAAGAAAAAGGAAGAGGTGTTGAAAAAGATCTACGAACTCTGGATGTCTCAGTGTTAGGGAGCCCCAAGCCCTGATCTCCTTGGGCTATGTCTTGGCAACGCTGACAAGGAGAGGTTTCTCATGGGGTTCGGATGCAACATGGCTAAGGGGGTCCCCTTTGTTTAAAAATAGTTAGAGGTGGGAGGACGCTATGGAGATCAAGACGGTGAGGTTAGAGGTCCCTGAGGGGGCCAATATCATCTTAGGACAGAGCCATTTTATCAAGACGGTGGAGGATCTCTACGAAGTGATGGTTACTGGGGCGCCGGAGGCAAAATTCGGTCTTGCCTTTTGTGAGTCATCAGGACATTGCCTTATTAGATCGGAGGGAAACGACTCAGACTTTGTCAAAGTCGCCGAGAAAAATGCCTCCGAGGTGGCGGCTGGTCACACCTTTATCGTTGTGGTGAAAGGTGCCTTTCCCATAAACTTTTTGAATGCCATCAAGATGTGTCAGGAGGTGTGTACCATCTACTGTGCCACCGCCAACCCTGTAGAGGTGATCATCGCTCAGACAGATCAGGGAAGGGGGATTCTAGGGGTGATAGATGGCGTGCCCCCTAAAGGCATCGAGGATGAAGAAGGGGTGAACTGGAGGAAAAACCTGCTGCGTGATTTCGGCTATAAGTTATGATTTTTTCTTGGAGGCCTTTTTCTTGGCAGGCCTTTTGCTCGCCTTTTCTTCTTTCCCCTCTGTGGGGATCAGCTCGATGATGGCGAGGGCTGCTCCATCACCCGGGCGATTCCTGGTTTTGAAGATATGGGTGCACCCCCCTTTCCTCTCTGTAAAGCGGGGTGCGATCTCGTTAAAGAGTCTTTGAACCACCTTTTTGCTGTTGGTTATCCTCAGGGCCTGACGACGGGCGTGTAGGTCTCCCCTTTTCCCTAAGGTGATGAGGCGTTCGGCCAGCCTGCGCAACTCCTTGGCCTTGGCCTCGGTGGTCTCAATCCGTTCATGTTCAAAGAGGGAGGTGACCATATTGCGCAGCATCATCAGGCGATGGCTTGTGGTCCGGTTGAGTTTCCTCCCCACCTTTCGGTGTCGCATCCCTCCCCCTTAGTCCTCTTCCTCTTCTTGCTTTTCAGGGAGTGTGAATTCCCCTGTCTTCATCCCCAGGTGGAGGCCCATACTTATCAAGACCTCTTTTATCTCGTTAAGGGATTTCCTACCGAAGTTCTTGGTTTGAAGGATTTCTTGTTCGGTCTTCTGAACCAGTTCCCCTATATAATGGATGTCGGCGTTTTTAAGACAATTGCCGGATCTGACCGACAGCTCGAGTTCATCCACGCTCCTGGCCAGTTTCTCGCGCAGCTCCTCTTGTTCCCTTTTTCTTTTTTCTTCATCATCCTCACTATATAGATCTTCAGGGGGTTCCTCGAAGGTGATGAATATGTTCAATTGGTCCTTGAGGATTTTGGCTGCTAGGGCCACGGCATCATCGGGTTTCACACTGCCGTTGGTCCAGACCTCGAGGGTGAGTTTGTCATAATCGGTGATCTGTCCCACGCGCGCATTGGTCACTGTATAGTTCACCTTTTTTACGGGGGTGAAGATGGCATCTATGGGGATGGTCCCAATAGGCATGTCCTCCTCTTTGTTCCTTTCGGCGGGAACATACCCCTTTCCCGTCTTCACCGTCATCTCCATCTTTAACGTGGTCCCCTTATCGAGGGTGGCGATGTGGTGCTGTGGATTTACCACCTCTACATCGGCATCGGGAATGATGCCTCCCGCTGTGACCTCCTTTCCCCCTTCCGCCTCTATCCTGACTGTCTTGGGACCGGGAGTGTGGAGCTTGAAGACCACCTCCTTCAGATTGAGGATGATCTCCGTCACATCCTCCTTTACACCAGGCAATACGGAGAACTCATGCAGGCCTTCACCTATCTTCACCGCCGTTACGGCCGCCCCCTGAATGGATGACAGCATGATCCTCCTTAAGGAGTTTCCCAAGGTCACCCCGAAACCCCTCTCCAGGGGTTCAGCATAGAATTTACCGTAATAATCGCTTAAGGTCTCCTCATCGACCTCAAGCCTTTTGGGTCTGATCAAGGCCTTCCAATTCTTCTCCTTTATCTCCATTGTCTCTAAATTCCCTCCTGAGCTTTACTGGAATCTCTATTTGGAGTATAGCTCCACGATGAGTTGTTCCTGGATGGGAGGGGTGGTCAATTCCTCCCGATTGGGCCATCCCTTGACGATCCCCCTGAAATTATCCTTTTCCAACTCCAGCCATGACGGCATTTCCCTCCTAGCCACCCCCTCTAAGGCCTCTTTTATCCTCTCCATACCCTTGCTTTTTTCCTTGACATTGATGACATCACCGGGTTTCAAAAGGTAGGAGGGGATGTCTACCATGCGTCCGTTGACCAGAAGGTGGCCGTGTCCCACCAACTCTCGCGCCTCCTGGCGGGAGCTTGCAAAGCCCAGTCTGTAGACCGTGTTGTCAAGTCGGCGCTCCAAGAGGATCAAGAGGTTTGTCCCCGTAATCCCCTTTTGTTTATCAGCCTTTTCAAAGTAGTTGTGAAACTGCCTCTCCGATAAGCCGTATATCCTTTTAATTTTTTGTTTCTCCCTCAGTTGGATGCCATACTCGGAGAACTTGATCCGACCTTGACCATGTTGCCCAGGTGGATAACCCCGGCGCTCAAAGGCGCACTTATCTGCATAACACCTCTCCCCCTTCAGGAAGAGCTTTATTCCCTCCCGACGACACAGGCGACAAACTGATTCCCTATATCTAGCCACTTTACACCCTCCTCCTCTTTGGAGGCCTGCAGCCATTGTGTGGTATGGGGGTGACATCCCTGATCATATGGACCTTGAACCCCGCAGCCTGGAGGGCACGTAAGGCCGCCTCCCTTCCCGACCCAGGCCCCTTCACGTAGACATCCACCGCCTTCATCCCATACTCCATGGCCTTCTTTACAGCAGCCGCTGCAGCCAGTTGTGCGGCAAAGGGTGTCCCTTTGCGCGATCCCTTAAACCCCTGAGTGCCCCCACTGGCCCAGGCAATGGTATTTCCCTGTTCATCGGTGATGGTCACAATGGTGTTATTAAAGGTAGCCTGGATGTGGGCAATTCCCGAAGGTATATTCATTTTTACCTTCTTTTTTCCACCCTTTTGCCCTCTTTTAGCCATAAATTCCCCCTATTTCTTCTTTTTTCCGATTACTCCCCTTCGAGGCCCCCTTCTCGTCCTGGCATTGGTATGGGTCCTCTGCCCCCTCACCGGAAGGGATCGGCGATGTCTCAGGCCACGATAAGAGCCTAGATCCATGAGCCCCTTGATGTTCATGGCCACTTCCCTTCTCAACTCTCCCTCCACCTTATAGTTGCTATCGATGATCCCCCTTATCTTGACCACCTCCGACTCAGTCAATTCCCCAGCCCTTTTGTCCCAGTCGACATCGGCCTCCTTCAAGATCTTCTGGGAAGCGGAACGGCCAATACCGTAGATATAGGTGAGGGCAATTTCTACCCTTTTGTCTTTTGGTAAATCAACTCCTGCGATCCTGGGCAATTTCCCCTCCTCTAACCTTGCCTCTGTTTATGTTTAGGGTTTACACAGATGACCCTTATTACACCTTTTCTTTTAATGATCTTACACTTATCACAGATCTTTTTCACTGAGGATCTCACCTTCATCTCAACCCTCCTTTTGGTCCTTGCCTTAAGAGGTTTTTTTTCCTCGATAGATGATCCTACCCCTGCTGAGGTCATAAGGGGAGAGCTCTATGGTAACCCTGTCCCCAGGAAGGATCTTTATGTAGTGCATCCTCATCTTCCCAGAGATATGGGCCAACACCTTGTGCCCATTCTCCAACTCCACCCTGAACATTGCGTTAGGAAGGGTCTCTGTGACCGTACCTTCTACCGCTATGGCTTCTCCTTTGGGCATCAAGACTTCCTAACTGCTAAACAGTATTGCAAATTGAAAAATGCAAAATGTAAACTGCAAAGTTAGGGAAGTTTTTAAAAAATTTTGCATTTTGCAGTTTAAAATTTGCTTTTTGCATTGAAGTTTAACCATTTCTTCAAATGGCTAAACTTTTACTATCCCTCAATGGTTTTTTCTATTCTCTGAAAGATCTCCTTTATCTGTCCCGCCCCATCAATGGACCGCAAAAGCCCCTTTTTTCGATAGTACTCAATCAAAGGAGAGGTCTGCTTTTCGTAGACCTGTAGCCTGGCCCTGATGGTCTCCTCCTTATCGTCGTCCCGTTGGTAAAGCTCCCCTCCGCATTTGTCACATATCCCGTCCCTTTTTGGAGGGTCGAAGATGGTATGATACATGGCCCCACAACTTCGGCAAGTCCTTCTGCCCGTTAGGCGTCTTATCAACTCATCTTTGTCCACTTCTATGCTTACGACGTGGTCTATTCCCCTCTCCATCGCATTCAAGGTGGCATCCAGGGCCTCGGCCTGGGGGAGGGTGCGGGGAAAGCCATCTAAGATGAACCCCCCATTGCAGTCTGAGGCCTTGAGCCTCTCCCTGGCGATGCCCACCACTAC encodes the following:
- a CDS encoding HD domain-containing protein gives rise to the protein MRVEVTGDMAFEGIVRSFLTALRLKDESTYRHSKKVMYYSLKIAQYMGFENGQTELLKWASLLHDLGKLVVPDTILNGNGKLRSQALNLLRNHQSSAVEILSSIEEMRDVLPIIKGHHERYDGTGYPDGLRGEDIPLFSRILAMADAYEAMTRIRPYNTPLSHLRACLELKKSAGTQFDPQVVDAFFRYLKFDRDHLVSILIVERDIEQFYLLFKLIDEMDHIRLGKGFNSSVITQAVRNEGYDLILADICLPWTDGFELLRSVKGDFPSIRVALMSAYSNLEMRKEAENLGAFAYLEKPVRREEVFDVVDRIADEKITF
- a CDS encoding NAD(P)-dependent glycerol-3-phosphate dehydrogenase, producing MGRCKMAILGAGNLGTTLALMMWEKGHRVTLWTVEEDVAEAIMEGRENPRYLPGHYIPEEIDVSLEIAEALREAEIIALAVPSHAVREVARRVVPHFSPEAIIVDFAKGMEVKTGLRMSQVIESELSLELRDGIVAVSGPSIASELARKLPTAVEISSREPIYAQKAKEILETPFFRLYVNEDLAGVELGGVFKNVFAIGAGICDGLKMGVNTKASVITKSLEELSTLGSALGAHPLTFMGLSGLGDLIVTCTSEHSRNRRFGERIGRGQSIEEAQREIGQVIEGIRATKVAYKAGERFALALPIVGQIYRVLYQGGDPREAVYRFMV
- a CDS encoding adenosine-specific kinase, which codes for MEIKTVRLEVPEGANIILGQSHFIKTVEDLYEVMVTGAPEAKFGLAFCESSGHCLIRSEGNDSDFVKVAEKNASEVAAGHTFIVVVKGAFPINFLNAIKMCQEVCTIYCATANPVEVIIAQTDQGRGILGVIDGVPPKGIEDEEGVNWRKNLLRDFGYKL
- the rplQ gene encoding 50S ribosomal protein L17, with translation MRHRKVGRKLNRTTSHRLMMLRNMVTSLFEHERIETTEAKAKELRRLAERLITLGKRGDLHARRQALRITNSKKVVQRLFNEIAPRFTERKGGCTHIFKTRNRPGDGAALAIIELIPTEGKEEKASKRPAKKKASKKKS
- a CDS encoding DNA-directed RNA polymerase subunit alpha, whose amino-acid sequence is MEIKEKNWKALIRPKRLEVDEETLSDYYGKFYAEPLERGFGVTLGNSLRRIMLSSIQGAAVTAVKIGEGLHEFSVLPGVKEDVTEIILNLKEVVFKLHTPGPKTVRIEAEGGKEVTAGGIIPDADVEVVNPQHHIATLDKGTTLKMEMTVKTGKGYVPAERNKEEDMPIGTIPIDAIFTPVKKVNYTVTNARVGQITDYDKLTLEVWTNGSVKPDDAVALAAKILKDQLNIFITFEEPPEDLYSEDDEEKRKREQEELREKLARSVDELELSVRSGNCLKNADIHYIGELVQKTEQEILQTKNFGRKSLNEIKEVLISMGLHLGMKTGEFTLPEKQEEEED
- the rpsD gene encoding 30S ribosomal protein S4 translates to MARYRESVCRLCRREGIKLFLKGERCYADKCAFERRGYPPGQHGQGRIKFSEYGIQLREKQKIKRIYGLSERQFHNYFEKADKQKGITGTNLLILLERRLDNTVYRLGFASSRQEARELVGHGHLLVNGRMVDIPSYLLKPGDVINVKEKSKGMERIKEALEGVARREMPSWLELEKDNFRGIVKGWPNREELTTPPIQEQLIVELYSK
- the rpsK gene encoding 30S ribosomal protein S11, whose translation is MAKRGQKGGKKKVKMNIPSGIAHIQATFNNTIVTITDEQGNTIAWASGGTQGFKGSRKGTPFAAQLAAAAAVKKAMEYGMKAVDVYVKGPGSGREAALRALQAAGFKVHMIRDVTPIPHNGCRPPKRRRV
- the rpsM gene encoding 30S ribosomal protein S13, which translates into the protein MPRIAGVDLPKDKRVEIALTYIYGIGRSASQKILKEADVDWDKRAGELTESEVVKIRGIIDSNYKVEGELRREVAMNIKGLMDLGSYRGLRHRRSLPVRGQRTHTNARTRRGPRRGVIGKKKK
- the rpmJ gene encoding 50S ribosomal protein L36, producing the protein MKVRSSVKKICDKCKIIKRKGVIRVICVNPKHKQRQG
- the infA gene encoding translation initiation factor IF-1, whose product is MPKGEAIAVEGTVTETLPNAMFRVELENGHKVLAHISGKMRMHYIKILPGDRVTIELSPYDLSRGRIIYRGKKTS
- a CDS encoding adenylate kinase: MNLILLGPPGSGKGTQAQMMLEKYHIPQISTGDILRAAVKGETPLGIEAKRYMDQGKLVPDEVVVGIARERLKASDCNGGFILDGFPRTLPQAEALDATLNAMERGIDHVVSIEVDKDELIRRLTGRRTCRSCGAMYHTIFDPPKRDGICDKCGGELYQRDDDKEETIRARLQVYEKQTSPLIEYYRKKGLLRSIDGAGQIKEIFQRIEKTIEG